From a region of the Corallococcus coralloides DSM 2259 genome:
- the yidD gene encoding membrane protein insertion efficiency factor YidD, with protein MSPLAFVIALPIRFYRRFLGPLLPKACRFHPSCSTYAMQALEKHGGLKGSALTVWRLLRCQPFHPGGFDPVP; from the coding sequence ATGAGTCCACTCGCCTTCGTCATCGCCCTGCCCATCCGCTTCTACCGGCGGTTTTTGGGGCCGCTGCTGCCGAAGGCGTGTCGGTTCCATCCCTCGTGCTCCACCTACGCCATGCAGGCGCTGGAGAAGCACGGCGGGTTGAAGGGCAGCGCCCTCACCGTCTGGCGCCTGCTGCGCTGCCAGCCATTCCACCCCGGTGGATTCGATCCCGTCCCCTGA